Below is a window of Streptomyces spongiicola DNA.
GAAGCCCGGCCCGGCCCCCGGCCCCCGGCCCCCGGCCCCCGGCACCGACATCCGACACCGACCCCGAACCGCGGCACGACCCACCGCCGGCCGCTCTGCCGTACGCTGCGGCGCCATGAACGCTGAACGGAGAAGTGCGGTGGTCACGGGCGCCGGATCGGGCATCGGGCGCAGCGTCGCGCTGGCATTCGCGGGCGCGGGCTGGTCGCTGGCCCTGGCGGGCCGGCGGGCGGAGGCACTGGAGGAGACGGCTTCGCTGACCGCCGGGGCGGACGTCCTCTGCGTCCCGACGGACATCACGTCACCGGACGCCGTCACCGACCTCTTCACCGCGGCACGGGAACGGTTCGGGCGGGTGGACCTGCTGTTCAACAACGCGGGCACGTTCGGGCCCGGCGGAGTGCACCTGGAGGACCTCTCCCACGAGGCGTGGCGCCATGTCGTGGACGTCAATCTGACGGGGTCGTTCCTTTGCGCCCAGGCCGCGTTCCGGGTGATGAAGGACCAGGACCCGCAGGGCGGCCGCATCATCAACAACGGCTCCGTCTCCGCGCACGCGCCGCGTCCGCACTCGGTGGCGTACACGGCGACGAAGCACGCCGTCACCGGTCTCACCAAGTCGCTGTCCCTGGACGGCCGCCCCTACCGCATCGCCTGCGGCCAGATCGACATCGGCAACGCGGCCACGCGGATGACGACCCGCATGGAGACGGGCGTCCTCCAGGCCGACGGCCGCACCGCCCCCGAGCCGGTGATGGACGCGGACGACGTGGCCCGGACGGTGCTCCACATGTCACAGCTGCCCCTGGAGGCGAACGTGCAGTTCGCGACGGTGATGGCCACGGCGATGCCGTACATCGGCCGGGGCTGACGAGGACTGCGCGCCCGGCCCCGTCCGGGATCCGCGGAACGGGTGGCCGGGTGACCGGGTGGCCGGCCTCCCTTCTCCGGGGTTCGCGGAACGGGGGGGCCGGGTGGCCGGCCTCCCTCCCCCGGCAGTCGTGGAGCCGGGTGGCCGGACGCGGGCAGCCGTGGTGCCATGGAGGGGCCTGGGGGCCGTGGAACCGTGGGACCTTGGAGCCGTGGAGCCGTGGAGGGACCGGGCAGCCGGGCGGGTCGGACGCGGGGAGCCCGGGACGGTGGCGTGCCGTGGAGGCCGCAAGCCCGCGGGCCGGGAGGCCGGACGCGACGCCGCCCTCCCGCACCGCTCACGGCCGGAGGCGGCGACGGCTTCCCGCGCCGGGCGGCGGCCGTCCCTCACCGACGGCGGATCAGCCCACGGCGCCCCGGAGTCCTCGACGGCTGCGGGCGGGTACCGGAAGGGGCCGGAAGAGGTCCGGGGTCCGGGGGGCCGGAAGGAGCCCGGGCCGGAAGGAGCCCGGGCCGGAAGGAGTCCGGGCCGGTGTCCTCGTCTCTCCCGGAGGCTGGAACTGACCCCTACATGTAAACGATCTGCGTCTACGCGCTTGCTTTCTACGGGAGTTGCTGAACCAATGGCAACCGTCTCTGACGGCCCATCAGTTTCCGTGAGCCGGAGCCTTCCGTGAGCCGGAGGACGGTGCCCGCGCGGGCAGCGGCGGTCGGCGACGCCATCCCGTGACCCCCACACACGAAGGCGGGACCCAGATGAAGCACCGCAGACTCGGCACAGGCACAGCCCTGCTCACCGCGGCGGCCCTCGGCTCGCTCGCCCTGGCCCCGGCGGCCACGGCGGTCGAACCCACGACGGCGACCATGTCGTTCGAATGCAGCTCGTTCGGATCCGGCACGGCCACTCTCACGGCAACGCAGGACGGCACCGCGGCCACGATCAACCTGTCCACCTCGGCCATCAAGTCGCCCTTCCCCCTCTCCGCCAACTCCATCAGCTCGACCCTCACCCTGACGAAGAACGGATCCGGCACGGCCACGTTCACCGGCAGCGCCAACCCGGCGATCCCGGCCGGCGCCACGGTCTCCACCGGACCGCTGAACGGCACGGTCGCCGCGGGCGACAGCCTTGAGGCCGAGTCCCTCACGATCGTGGTGTTCGGCATCAGCGTGACCTGTAGCGCCACCTCTCCGCAGGCCCCGGGCCCGTTCGTGTTCTGACGCACGTGCCGCCCCGCCGGGCCGGGCCGGCCTCCGGCTCACGCCACGGTGCCGCCGCCACTCCACCGACGGTGGCACCGCCCGGGGCCGGAGGCCCCGCACCGCGGCGCCCCTCCCGCCGCCCCTCCCGGCTTTCGCCGGGCCGCCAGTGCTCCCGGCGCTCCCGGCACCCCGCAGCCCCCGCCTATCCGGCTCTCTCCGGCCGACCCGGTCGACCCGGCCGACCCGGCCGACCCGGCCGTTTCCAGTCCTCTCCCCGCCCCCGACACCCCGGCGCCCCACCCCCGAGGCGGCCCGCAGCGGCCCGCAGCGGCGCATGGCGACCCGCGTGGGGCCCGTGGCCTCCGCGACCACGCGCCCCGCCCGGGCATCCGCGCTCTCCCCCGTCCCATCCACCCCACCCGGGCATCCACGCCCTCCCCTCTCCGCCCTCCCCTCTCCGCCCTCCCTCCCCGCTCTCCCCGCTCTCCCCGCTCTCCCCGCTCTCCCCGCTCTCCGGGCCCTCCTCAGCCAGGCGGCCTAGTATGAAATGCGAGGTACGGGCGCATTTGCCGAGAGGCAGGGAGGACGACCCGTGGCTGCTGATTCTCCGACGCACCAAGCCGCCGGTGGAGCGAGCGCTCCCGGAGGCGCCGGCACCCCCCGGTACCTGCCGATCTCCGAACACGGGCTGATCGGCGACCTGCGCAGCGCCGCCCTCGTCGGGACGAACGGAACCATCGACTGGTACTGCTGCGGCCGATTCGACGCGCCCAGCGTCTTCGCGTCGATCCTCGACACCGAGAAGGGCGGCCGCTTCGAGCTGGCGCCGGACGTCCCGGCCCGGACGAAGCAGTTCTACTTCCCCGACACCAATGTGCTGATCACACGCTTCTTCGCGGAGGACGGCGTCGGCGAGATCCAGGACTTCATGCCGATCACCGACGACTCGCGCGAGGCCGACCGGCACCGGCTGATCCGCCGCGTGGTCTGCGTCCGCGGCTCGCTGCCCTTCCGGGCCCTGGTCGCGCCGCGCTTCGACTACGGGGCCGAGCCGCACACCATCCGGTGGGAGGGCGGGTACCCGGTCTTCGAGTCGACCGCGGCGAGTCTCTCGCTCACCTCCAGCGTGCCGGTCGAGACCGACGGCCGCGACGTGTGGTCGCTGTTCAAGCTGCACGAGGGGGAGACCGCCGTCTTCGCGCTCGACCGGCTCGGCGGCGGCGTGGTTCCGCAGGCGTGTCCCACCGCCACGGCCGAGGAGTTGTTCGCGGCGACGGTGGACTACTGGCGGCGCTGGCTGTCCAGGTCGCGCTACCGCGGGCGCTGGCGCGAGATGGTGCACCGCTCCGCACTGACCCTGAAACTGCTCACCTACGCCCCCACCGGCGCGATCGTGGCCGCGCCCACCACCAGCCTGCCCGAGCAGATCGGCGGCGAGCGCAACTGGGACTACCGCTACGTCTGGGTGCGCGACGCGGCCTTCTGCGTCTACGCCCTGCTCCGGCTCGGCTTCACCGGCGAGGCGCAGGCGTTCATGCGGTTCCTCACCGAGTACGTCTGCGTCTCGGACGGCGACGGGGGCCCCCTTCAGATCATGTACGGCATCGACGGCCGACGTGAACTGGCCGAGCGCGAACTGAGCCACCTCGAGGGATACCTGGGCTCCAGCCCCGTCCGGGTCGGAAACGACGCGGTGGACCAGCTCCAGCTGGACATCTACGGCGCGCTCATCGACTCGGTCTACCTCTACGACAAGTGGGGCGAACCGATCTCCAGCGACCAATGGGACCGCGTCTGCGGCATCGTCGAGTGGGTCTGCGCGCACTGGGACCAGCCCGACGAGGGCATCTGGGAGACGCGCGGCGGACGCAAGAACTTCCTGTACTCCCGGCTGATGTGCTGGGTGGCGATCGAACGCGCCATGCGTATCGCCCGGCGCCGCGGACTGCCCGCCGACATGGTGCGCTGGGGCGGCGTGCGCGACGGCATCTACCGGCGGATCATGGATCGCGGCTGGTCGGCGGAGCGCCACGCCTTCGTGCAGCACGAGGACGACAGCGTCCTCGACGCCGCCGTGCTGATGATGCCGCTGGCGAAGTTCATCTCCCCGACCGACCCGAAGTGGCTCGCGACCCTGGACGCCCTCGGCGAGGAACTGGTCTCGGACTCCCTGGTCTACCGCTACGACCCGCAGGCCAGCCCGGACGGCGTACGCGGCGCCGAGGGCACGTTCTCCATCTGCTCCTTCTGGTACGTCGAGGCCCTGGTCCGCGCCGGACGCCCGGACGAGGCGCGGCTGGCGTTCGAGAAGATGCTCACCTACGCCAACCACCTCGGCCTGTACGCGGAGGAGATCGGCCGCACGGGCGAGCAGAACGGCAACTTCCCGCAGGCGTTCACCCATCTCTCGCTGATCAGCGCGGCGTTCAACCTCGACCGGGCGCTGGGCTGAGCCCGCACTCCCCCGGGCTGGAACCGTCCGCAGCGGCCGTTCCCGCCCGGCGCGCGAGCGGCAACCGGACCGGGGCGCGAGCGGCAACCGGGCACGACGCTCCGCGATCCGTGCGGCGCTCCGCGATCCGTGCGCCGTGCGCCGTGCTCCGTGCTCCGTGCTCCGCACGGTCCGCCGGGGAAGGCTCCGGCGCACGGTGCGCGATCCGTCCGATGCGCGATCCGTCCGATGCGCGACCAGTCCGGTGCGCGATCCGTCCGGTGCCCGACCAGGCCGGTGCGCCTTCCCGTGCGCGCGATCAGCCGTCGTACTGAAAGCGCACCCGCTCGCCGAGCACCGAGCGGGCGCCGTCGAAGTCGGCCAGGCGGGCCGCCACCGTGGCCACGGCGAGGCGTTCGGGGAGGGCGGCGGAGAACTTCAGGCCGCGTACCGCCCGGCGGTCCACGTCGGGCAGGACGAGGTTCCCGCCGACGTTCCCACGGGCCGCCCGCCATTCGGCCGGGGTGAGGTCCTCGCGCAGGCGCAGCCAGCCGTCGGCGGGCCGCTGCAGGGGGTCGGCGACCGGCCGGAGGGTGGCCGCCAGGGTGGCGTTGGCGCGGTAGCCGGCCCAGGTCCACCAGCGGACGTCGGAGCCCACGCGCGTGATCAACGTGCCGTCCGGGTGGACGGTGCCGGGTGCGTCGAGGTCGCGCTGTCCGGCCAGGCAGGCCTGCGCACGCCGGGTGAGGGAGACCGGCGGGTCGGCGCCCAGCAGCACCTCCCGCATGGCGCGCGTCAGGGTGTACGAGAGCCCCGCCACGCCGCCGCTCATCCACTTGGCGATGCCGCCGCCGTCGGCCGGTTCGACGAAGACGCGTTTGCGCAGCCAGTCGATGTAGGTGACCTGCCAGCTGCGTCCGCCGAGCAGAAGTCGCCTGGGACCGGGGCGTTCCTCCGTGAGCACGCTCGGGTCGGTGCGGCCGATCTCCGTGCGTCCGGACAGGACGGTGAACTGCGGAGGTGCGGTGAAGGAGGCGGTGAGTGCGATGAAGTGCCGTTTGCCGAAGCGGCGTTCCGCCTCGGGGCCGACGAACAGCAGCCCGCCGTCGCTGTCGAGGAAGCCCTCCTCGGTGAGGAAGCGCAGGATGGGGGCGGCTGTCGTGTCGAAGGGGGCGAGGCCGTTCCACTGCCGGTCCCACAACCGGTCGCCGAGCTTGTGCTGTTGCAGGGTGACGGCGAGCAGTTGCTGGGCCACCAGGTGGCGCGGCTCGGGCGGGGGGACGACGGGTTCCACCCAGCCCCGCGACCACAGCAGCAGCAGTCCCGCCGCCTGAAGCAGTGTCTCCTTGCGGGTGGCGAGGATAAGGCAGTTCCGCACGGTGCCGGGCCGCCGTCCGGTGCGGCCGACGCGCTGCAGGAACGAGGCGACGGAGGCCGGCGAGTCGATCTGGATCACGCGGTCCAGGTCACCGACGTCGATGCCGAGTTCGAGGGTGGACGTGGAGACGATGACGCAGTCGCGGGCGTCGGCGAACGCCTGCTCGGAACGGGTGCGTTCATCGACGGAGAGTGAGGCGTGGGACAGGAAGACGGTCACCTCGCGCGCGCGGAGCGCAGCGCCCAGCTCCTCGACCCGGCGGCGCGAGTCGCAGAAGACGAGCCGTTTCTCTCCCCGGTGCAGTGCCGCGACGAGTCTGGCCGCGTTGTCGAGGGAGCCGACGTAGTCGAGTTCCACATCGACCGGGGGTCCTCCGGCCGGCCCGGGACTCGCCGTGCCACCGTGTCCGCTGCCGTCGGTGGCCGGCAGCCGCACGCCGGGGGCGACCACCTGCCCGGCGCGGCTGCCCGCGGAGGCGCCTTGCAGCCAGTGCAGCAACTCGGCCGGGTTGCCGACGGTGGCCGAGAGTCCGACGCGCTGGACGGGCCGCCCGGTGACCCGTTCCAGCCGTTCGAGCACGGCGAGCAGATGCCACCCCCGGTCGTCCCCGGCGAACGCGTGCACTTCGTCGACGACGACGGCCCGGACGCTTCCCAGCAGGCGGGCGTGGTCGGTCCTGACGCCGATGAGCATCGCTTCGAGCGACTCGGGCGTGGTCAGCAGGATGTCCGGCGCCTCGGCCCGGATGCGCTGCCGGGTCGACTCCCTGGTGTCGCCGTGCCAGAGCGCCGCTCGCCGCCCCAGCCACCGGGCGTAGGTGTCGACGCGACCGGCCAGGTTGTTGAGGAGTGCCTTGAGCGGGCACAGGTACAGCACGGAAGTGCCGGTCCACTTACGCTCGGTCATGGCCGACAGCAGGGGGAAGCAGGCCGCCTCCGTCTTGCCGCCCGCCGTCGGGGCCAGGAGTACCGCGTCCCGCCCCTCCATGAGCGGCGTGATCGCGGCCCGTTGCAGCGGACGCAGATCGGGCCATCCGAGGGTGTTGACGATGTGGTGCAGGACGACGGGGTCGAGCCGGTCCAGTACGTCGGCCTGCCCGTCACCCGGCCCCTTCCCGGCCGGGAGTCCCGCCGCCGCCATCACAGCTCCAGGTCGATGTCATCGGCCGACGAGGAACGCGCGGGGACCGCGGCGGCCAGGTTCCTCTCGACGTCGGTGAGTTCGCTGCCGGCGACGGTGAGCCGGTAGTGCCGGCGGGGGTCGAAGTCGTCGAACTGGTCCACGCGGTCGAGCACGTCCCCGACGAGCTTCTTCAGGAACAGCCGGGGAGCCACTCCGGCCTTCCCGCCCAGCGCCCCTCCGACGGCTGCCGCGAGGTCGGCCACATAGGCGTCGTCGACGACCTTCCGTGTGCGCTCGGGCATGTCCGCGGCGTCGGCGTACAGGTCGCGGATGGTGAGGCCGAGTCCGACGAGGGACCGCTGGTCGAAGCCGGGAAGCCTGATCTGCACGGCGCGAGGGTTGTCGAAGCGCGGGTCGGTGGTGAAGTCGGTGGCCAGCCGCTGGGCGAGCGGCGCCAGCCGCTGCACCCCCTGCTGACCGTCGTAGAAGGCCGGAGTGCCCGTGATGACCAGGTAGAGGCCGGGGAAGCGGCCCGAGTGCACCTCGTCGATGAGCTGCCGCAGCGCGTTGAGGGCCTTGTCGCGGGCGTCCGAGCGGACCCGCTGCAGCGTCTCGACCTCGTCGAGGACGACGAACAGCCCGGTGTGCCCGGAGTCGCGCAGGACGGTGAGGAGCCCTTGCAGGAACCCGAGCGCGCCGAAGTGGTCGAGGTCTCCGCGCACCCCGGCGGACCGGCGGGCGGAGGCGGCGACGTGCGGCTGGCCGCCGAGCCAGGCCAGGACCGCCGCGGCGGTCGCCTCGTCGCCGCCGGCGAGGGCGGTCCGGTAGCCGCGCAGGGCGGTGGCGAACGACGGGGCGTGCCGGGAGACTTCGGCGAGCCGTGCGAGGAGCAGCTTCTCCACCTCGTCGGCAAGCTCCTCCTCGGTGGCGCCGGCCGCGAGGGCGTCCTCCTCCAGGGCGTAGAACCAGGCGTCGACGACGGGCCGCAGTGCGCTCGGCGGGAAACTGGAGGTGGTGAGCCGTTCGGTGAGCCGCCGGTAGACCGTCTCGAGCCGGTGCAGCGGGGTCTCGTTCTCCGAGACCTGGATCTCGGCGACGGCGAAGTTGCGGCGCCTGGCCCGCTCCCCCAGCCAGCGGGTGAAGAACGTCTTGCCGGACCCGTACTCGCCCCGCACGGCCTTGAACACGGAGCCGCCGGACGCCACGGCGCTCAGTTCGGCGTCCAGGGCCGCCTCGAACCGGTCGAGTCCGGTGGCCAGCAGGTCGAGTCCGCTGTCGGGTACGGCACCGCGCCGCAGCGCGTCGATGACGGTTCGGCGGCGGGCGGCGCTCACCCGTGCGGGGCGCTGGGATCCGGTGGTGCTCACGGGCAGCAGTCTTCCATCTGCCCGGGGGCGCCCGTCCACGGGCGGGAGGACTGCGGTCGGCCGGTCGGTCGGCCGGTCGGGCGGTCAGCCGGGCGAAGTGGCGGTACGGCGAAGGGGCGAAATGGCGGTGCGGCGAGGGGGCCCCGCCTCGTGGGTCGGACCGAGGCGCGGCGCCGACTCCGCCCCGAACCGGCGAGATCACCCGGGGACGCCCGCTCGGGGGCACTGCCGGTGCCGTCCTCCTCCGGCCCGGGACGGCGGGAGCGGAGGTGGGGCACCGGCGGCGCCCCGGCTGCCGTCAGCCCGCCCCGAGGGCGAACTGCTCGCGCAGCAGCGCCTCGTGGAGCCGTAGCGTGCGCCCGTCCGGGAGGGTCTCCAGCACCTGAACGCCGTCGAAGTCGAGGAGCTGTCTGAGGACCGCGGCGAAGCCGTCGCCCCGGGTGGTGGGCATGCCCGCTCGCTGGGCGAGCGCGGTCACGGGCAGGGTGCCGCCCGCGTCGAGCAGGGCGGCGAGTGCCCTGTGGACCTGCTCCCGCTGCGGCTTGCGCGCCAGACCGTCGAGTTGCACCCGGTACGTCTCCGAGTCGAGCAGCGCCGTGACGAGCACCTCGGTCCGGGAGACGACGGTCGGGGTGAGGAGGGCGTCGTCTCCCCCGGCCGTCAGCGCCACGTCGAACAGCGCGTCGTGCAGCGATTCGGGGTCGGGCTGCTTCTTGCGGGGTCTCGCCGTCCCCTTCTTCGGATTCTTCGGATTCTGCGGACTCTGCGGACTCTGCGGACTCTGCGGATTCCTCGGATTCCTCGGATTCCTCGGATTGTTCGGAACCACGCCGGCCGACTGAGCCGAGCGCTCGTCCGGCACCGGCTTCCCCGCCTCCTCCGGAGTCCACCAGGGCGGCCGCTGATCCCCCAGCTCCCGCCACCCCGCCGGTGGTTCCGCCCCGAACGGCAGAAAGGCGAGCACCGGGACGGTGAACTCGGCGAGGGAGGCACCGCCGTGGTAGCCGGCCTTGAGGGCGGTGTAGCGGGAGTCCGCGTCCCAGAGCGCGACGATGGACGCGCCGGGCTCCGGCCAGACCACGCGAGGGCCGGTGAGGGCGATCTCCCGTTCGCCGAGCCGGCCGCCGGGCAGGCGGTGCCGCGCGGACGCGGGTTCGGTGGCCGCGTCGGCCTTCGTGCCGTGCCGGTCGACGACATGGCCGTGGTCGCTGGTGACGATGACCGCCATGCCCTGGGCCGCCGCCACCCGGAGCGTTTCGCGTAGGCCGGGTACGTCATCGACCCGCCAGGTGCCGTCGCCGAGCTTCTGTTCCCCGGCGAGGCGGTCGTCGATGGCGTTGAGGACGACGGCGACGTGCGTCCTGCCGTCGCAGAGCGCTTCGGTGAGGGCCGGGCCGAAGGTGCCGCCCGCGGTCTCGGTGCGCAGGTCGTCCTTGTGGAAGACGGCGGCCGGGGCCCCGCCCCACAGCTTCAGCGCGGGGAAGAGCCGCTTCTCGTCGGCCTGGGTGCCCTTGCTCAGGGTGCCGGCGAAGAGCGAGGTCCGGGACACGGCCGTCACGGTGGGGAGGGCGGCGGCCATCGCCCGCCGACGGGGTGTGTCCTGCGCCAGCGGGTCGAACTCCGCCCAGGAGCGGCGCAGTTCCTCGCCTAGTTCGTTGGCGATGGCCGCGCTCATGCCGTCGAGCACGAGCAGCAGCACCCGCCGCCCGTCCCCGTGCCGCACCACGGGCCCGACCACCCGGTCGAGGAAGGTCTCGACGGTGAGCATGCGGCCCGGGTGGGTGCCGTCCTGTGTCCAGCCGGCCAGTGTGCGCGCGAAGGACGCGTCGATCCGCCGCCGCCGGTCCCTGACGCGGGTGCCCAGGGTGTCGTACGCGACCTTGAGCACGGGGTCCGGGTCGCCGCCGGCCTCGATGTGCTCCAGGGCGAGGTCGGCCCAGCCGGTCTCGGTGACGTGCCGCTGTACGGCGTGGCCGACGCTGGGTGCGTCGGTGGACGGGTCGGTGGCCAGCCAGTGGGCGAGGCGCTGCCCCATGCGGGCGCGTTCCACACGGGCGGACTCGTCCGGGCCGGCGGCGAGCCGGTGGTCCGCGAGCCGTCGCAGGGCCTCGGCGGCCGCGGCCGTGTCGGCCGCCGCGAGGGCCCGGCCGACGGCGGTGAACCGGGCTTCCAGTCCTGCGCGCAGCACGGGGCTCGCGGCGGCGGCCGCCTCCGCGCCGAACCGGCGGGCCAGCACGGCGGCCCGGTCGAGCACGATGCCGCCGGTGCGGCGGGCCGCGCGGGCCTGGTCGGCGTCGGTGCCGCCGCCCCGGTGCCCGGCCGCCAGCAGCGTGCTCAGGTACTCCTCGGCGGACCGCCCGAAACCCCGCAGCAGGGCGTCGAGTTGTTCGCCGGCGGCAGGGGGCTGGTCGCCCAGGTAGCGTTCGGCACGCCCCCGGGCCTGATACGTCTCGGGGGCGGGTTCGGCGTGCTGCCACAGGGCCGCGCACACGAGGCCGTAGGCGGCGGCGTCCGCGCCTCGCTCGGCGTCGACGAGAGCGAGCAGGGCGCGTCCGGCGGGACCGGCCTGGTCCTCCTCGCCGAGGAAGCCGGTCAGCCCGGCGCGCTCGGGACCGCGCAGGCCGGGCAGCCGCTCGGGGGCTCCGGGCCGGGTCGACCAGTGCAGCAGGGTCTGGGCGTCGAGCCGGTCCTCACCACCGCGTCGCGGGCCGCTCTCGGTGTCGTGGCGGCCGAGGCGCAGCCGGCGCTGGGCGAGCGCGGTGAGGGCGTACTGCCGGGACAGCCAGCCGCCGGGCACCGGGGGCCAGCCGCCGGGGGGCGTGGCGTCGAGCAGGGCTTCGGCGGCCCAGTCGGCGTCCTTCAGGCGCGGGTCGATCTGCCGGGCGCCGAACGCCTCCCGCACGACGTCCCAGCCGTCGACCGTGCCGATGCGCTGCTTGTGGACGCGGGCGGTGATCGCCGGGTCGAGTTCGTTCTGCTCGCGGTCGGTGAGGACCACGAGGACGGCGGGGCCGGGGCGGCGGCCCGAGAGATGGTCGAGGACGAGTTCGTGGACGGCCAGCGGTGAGGGCGCCGGCGCGACCGCGGCCGTCCGGCCCTCGCCCCAGGCCGGTTCGGCGGGCCCGTCCCACTGCGGGGCGGACCGCAGCAGCACGACCCGGCGCCTGCCCGCGCCGTCCGCGGTCAGGGCGGGGGCGAGGGAGGTCTGCGAGGACAGGTACTGGGTGACGGTGGCGGTGTTCAGCCGGACGGCGCCCGGGGCCGCCGCGGCGGTGTCCGGGGCGGCCCCGGCGGCGCCCGGTGCTGCGGCGGCGCCCGTCATTCGACGACCTTCCAGGTGATCTCGATGGTCGCGTCGGGGTGGCGGGCGGCCAGTTCGGACAGTTCCGCCCGGAGGTCGGCGGCGGCGCGTGCCGCGGTCGTCCGGCGGCCGCCGGCCTTCCGCGCGGTGCCGCCGCCGGAGGAGGCCGGCACGGCGGGCTCCTGGCGGGTGCAGGCGATGCGCGGGTCGCTGGTCGCCGTGTTCAGGGACAGGTCGTCGGCCGTGGGCTGGGGCGCTGCGGGCACGGGCGGCGGGGTGGCGGCGGCCTGGCTGCGCTTCACCAGGGCGACGACCTCGCGCTGGGTGCGGGCCAGGGCGTCGCACAGGTCCGCGGTGCGCTGGTCGTCGCGGGCGACGTTGCGCAGCGAGTCGAGCAGCGCCGCGCCCTCGGGGCCGAGTCCGGCGGCGAGTTCGAGGGTGCTCCAGGGCGCGGAGGCGACGGCCTCGGCGACGCCGCGGGCCTGTTTGACGGAGGTGCCGTACCGGTCGGCGCCGGTCTCGCCCAGGTCGAAGGAGGCGAGGGCCTCCACGGTCTTCTTCGCCCCGGCCGCGCCCTTGCCCGCCTCCGCCGTGAGCGCGTCCAGCAGTTGCAGGGAGCGGCGGGCGAGGGCGAGCCGTCCGGTGTCGGCGGTCTGGTCGAGGCCGAGGAAGGAGGCGTGGGCCTCCAGTTGGTGGACCAGGTCGGCCGCGTGGTCCCGGTGGGCGCGGGCGGCCTCGGCGAGCTGCCGTGCGAACTGGTTGACCATCCGGCCGCGCCGGAGGGCGGGAGCCTTCTGCCCGAAGATCGTCTCGAAGCGCTGCCGTGCGGTGTCCCAGTCGGGCTCGGGGGGCAGCGGCTGGCTGCGCAGCGCGTCATGGTCCTTGACCGCGGGCAGTTCGGGCGCGGGGTCGAGTACGGTGCCGCCGCGCACCCACACCCGGTCGTCCATCTCGGCGAAGGACGCGACCACGAGCCGGGCGAGGAAGTCGGGCAGGCCGCGCGGGTCGGGCTTGTCCGTCCAGTCGGTCAGGGTGATCAGCGACAGGTCGCCGGTGACGCCCTGGGCGCTGGCGAGCTGCCGGAAGTGGTCGGCCCAGTAGCGGGACAGCTCGAAGTAGGCCTCCTTCTGCTGCCCGAGGCGCAGGGGCCCGGCGATCCGCTGCATGAGCCTGCGGTCGGCGGCGGGGACCTCCACCCGCCCGTCCCGCGCCTCGGCGGCGGCCCGTACGTGGGTGAACACCTTGCGGCTGTCGGCGGACTTGACGGCGATGCCGGTGCCGTCGGGGTCGAGGTCGGGGTGCGCCGGGTACTGGTGGGCGAGCAGCCTGCCCGCGATGTGCCGGATGCCGTCGTGCAGGCTCTGCCCGAAGGACAGGGTGAGGCCGTCCACGTCGGGCAGCGGGACGAGGTGGTCGTCGAAGTCGGGCACGACGTCGGCGGCCTGCTTCCGGGCGAGCCCGTACGCCTGCTTGAAGGCGCCCTTGACCTGCCTGAGCAGAGCCTCGCGCTGGGTTTCGAGGAGGCCCTTGGCGCGGGTGCGGTTGTCGGCGTTGAGGTGGCCGGCGTACTGGGTGTCGAAGCGGTGCTCGTCGGCGAGGGCCTTGTCGATGACGACGAGCCGCCGGAAGTCGGCGAAGCGCTGCGCGGACAGGTGGGCGGGCAGCCAGGCGACGATACGGGACCGCTCGCCCTGCTGGCGCTCACGCAGGCGCCGGACGCGGTTGACGTCCTCGACGGGGCCCCACTCGCCCTCGTCGAAGGGGAGGTCGATCGCGATCCGCCAGCGGCCGTCCTCCTGCGGCATCAGGTCGTGGTCGGGCAGCTCGTCCTCGTCGGCGACGTTGCCGAACACGATCTCGGCGGTGCGGGCGGTCCCGCGCCACACGAAGCCGAGCTGGTCGCTCAACCGGCCGTGTTCGACGCCCAGTTCCCGGGACAGCAGGCGCCGGGCGAGGGCGACCCGGTTGCCCGGGTTGTCGTTGACCTGGGCGTTGGCGATGACGGAGTCCACGTCGACGCCGGACAGCTCCAGCCGCACACCGGGGTTGGCGTCGGTGCCGGTCTCCT
It encodes the following:
- the pglY gene encoding BREX-2 system ATPase PglY, which codes for MAHPPLLRDVIDIKESISTSDFVLSLAEATTPEGARNALKDYVVTERLLENFDEALALIRSALDGHRSKAAYLHGSFGSGKSHFMAVLYALLGGDPAARARTEFDPVLNRHEWLTTDGRRFLLVPYHMLGAKALEQRVLGGYVTHVRKLHPDAPTPQVYRTDGLFDDIRANRATYGDEAVIRGLGGGSDADDGEEDEWGEGFAWTPKLLDTALAAEENHEAGTPLDLRNPSTPAELRAKLVNDAGTNLFPGFARSAAEDEHGFVSLDAGLSVIAEHAESLGYDGLILFMDELILWLATLIHDQKFVAREASKITNFVEGGDARRAIPVVSFIARQRDLRELVGEEVSGAAESSIQDTLNLASGRFDKITLEDRNLPQIAHARLLRPRDAEAERLVDAAFEQTRRLGHQVWDTLLGSEKGTTGADADSFRLTYPFSPAFMDTLVHISSALQRSRTGLKLMGQLLADHRGEIRLGQLVPVGDLYPVIAEGGDKPFTDSLKVVFEAADKLYRTKLRPYLLTSHDITEDDVEQYRNRPEAVTDPQRANRCRMFAGDNRLVCTLLLSALAPSVPALAELTVRRLGALNHGSVLAPIPGAEVGIIKNKIAEWAARFPEIKETGTDANPGVRLELSGVDVDSVIANAQVNDNPGNRVALARRLLSRELGVEHGRLSDQLGFVWRGTARTAEIVFGNVADEDELPDHDLMPQEDGRWRIAIDLPFDEGEWGPVEDVNRVRRLRERQQGERSRIVAWLPAHLSAQRFADFRRLVVIDKALADEHRFDTQYAGHLNADNRTRAKGLLETQREALLRQVKGAFKQAYGLARKQAADVVPDFDDHLVPLPDVDGLTLSFGQSLHDGIRHIAGRLLAHQYPAHPDLDPDGTGIAVKSADSRKVFTHVRAAAEARDGRVEVPAADRRLMQRIAGPLRLGQQKEAYFELSRYWADHFRQLASAQGVTGDLSLITLTDWTDKPDPRGLPDFLARLVVASFAEMDDRVWVRGGTVLDPAPELPAVKDHDALRSQPLPPEPDWDTARQRFETIFGQKAPALRRGRMVNQFARQLAEAARAHRDHAADLVHQLEAHASFLGLDQTADTGRLALARRSLQLLDALTAEAGKGAAGAKKTVEALASFDLGETGADRYGTSVKQARGVAEAVASAPWSTLELAAGLGPEGAALLDSLRNVARDDQRTADLCDALARTQREVVALVKRSQAAATPPPVPAAPQPTADDLSLNTATSDPRIACTRQEPAVPASSGGGTARKAGGRRTTAARAAADLRAELSELAARHPDATIEITWKVVE
- the pglZ gene encoding BREX-2 system phosphatase PglZ, producing MTGAAAAPGAAGAAPDTAAAAPGAVRLNTATVTQYLSSQTSLAPALTADGAGRRRVVLLRSAPQWDGPAEPAWGEGRTAAVAPAPSPLAVHELVLDHLSGRRPGPAVLVVLTDREQNELDPAITARVHKQRIGTVDGWDVVREAFGARQIDPRLKDADWAAEALLDATPPGGWPPVPGGWLSRQYALTALAQRRLRLGRHDTESGPRRGGEDRLDAQTLLHWSTRPGAPERLPGLRGPERAGLTGFLGEEDQAGPAGRALLALVDAERGADAAAYGLVCAALWQHAEPAPETYQARGRAERYLGDQPPAAGEQLDALLRGFGRSAEEYLSTLLAAGHRGGGTDADQARAARRTGGIVLDRAAVLARRFGAEAAAAASPVLRAGLEARFTAVGRALAAADTAAAAEALRRLADHRLAAGPDESARVERARMGQRLAHWLATDPSTDAPSVGHAVQRHVTETGWADLALEHIEAGGDPDPVLKVAYDTLGTRVRDRRRRIDASFARTLAGWTQDGTHPGRMLTVETFLDRVVGPVVRHGDGRRVLLLVLDGMSAAIANELGEELRRSWAEFDPLAQDTPRRRAMAAALPTVTAVSRTSLFAGTLSKGTQADEKRLFPALKLWGGAPAAVFHKDDLRTETAGGTFGPALTEALCDGRTHVAVVLNAIDDRLAGEQKLGDGTWRVDDVPGLRETLRVAAAQGMAVIVTSDHGHVVDRHGTKADAATEPASARHRLPGGRLGEREIALTGPRVVWPEPGASIVALWDADSRYTALKAGYHGGASLAEFTVPVLAFLPFGAEPPAGWRELGDQRPPWWTPEEAGKPVPDERSAQSAGVVPNNPRNPRNPRNPQSPQSPQSPQNPKNPKKGTARPRKKQPDPESLHDALFDVALTAGGDDALLTPTVVSRTEVLVTALLDSETYRVQLDGLARKPQREQVHRALAALLDAGGTLPVTALAQRAGMPTTRGDGFAAVLRQLLDFDGVQVLETLPDGRTLRLHEALLREQFALGAG